AATCAAGATTACATAATAATATCTTAAATCATAACAAGAAAGCTGTCAAACAGAGAACCGTCCCCTGTATCATATTGGCTTTGCGATCAATCCTTCAACTGCAGTACTGCCAATATGATTAATTCTATCAATTTTACTTACACCAACAATTTTTTCAATTTTATCTTTTTCTTCTGAATACCATTCTTTATACTCGGGATTATGTTCACATAAGATAATGGGAAACAATTCCCAAAGTTCTTCTAAATTCATCTCAGATAATTTTTTTTCCATAAAAATCCTAACTTTACGAAGAAATAAAGAGGGTCAGTTCTCAACAGGCTGACCCTATTAATTACATTAATTGCTTCTATTGTTGACCATCTGCCTTAAATGCTTCGTGAAATATAACCTGTCCCTGGGGGATATTTCCATCAAATGATAGAACAAAGAAGACTTCCTGGGGAACACCATCGTAGGATAGTTCTTTAACATTCTTAAACCCAAATTGCCCGTAATACTTTGGATGTCCGACCAGACAACAACCTTTTGCCCTAAGAGATTTCAAACGTGACAAACCCTCATTTATCAGAGCCTTGCCAATTCCCTTGCGCTGAAAGTCTGGATGT
Above is a genomic segment from Atribacterota bacterium containing:
- a CDS encoding N-acetyltransferase, whose amino-acid sequence is MIQNLLIRDEKESDFQEISDVTFTAFEKMEISNHTEQFIIEALRLAKALSISLVAELNGRVVGHIAFSPVIMTDCTKDWYGLGPVSVHPDFQRKGIGKALINEGLSRLKSLRAKGCCLVGHPKYYGQFGFKNVKELSYDGVPQEVFFVLSFDGNIPQGQVIFHEAFKADGQQ